The Stutzerimonas stutzeri genomic interval GTCGCTGTGCGGCATGATCCGGCAGGCTAGCACTATGTCCTGCGCCTGTTCCTCGGCGCTGACGTGGGCCTGGCTCATCACCTTCGCCTCGTAGCTGCCCTGGGTGATCTGCACCTTGCACACACCGCAGCCGCCGCCACGGCAGCCCAGCGGTATGCCGCGCCGACCGAGGCGCGCCATGCCATGCAGGACCGACTCGTGCTCGTCGCAGGGATAGTGCTCGGCGGTGTCTTCGATGGTTATCTGGTGTTTCATCATCGCGCCCTCACTCTGCCGTATTGAGACCCAGCGCTGCCAGCGCCGCGCGGGCGCAGGCTTCGT includes:
- a CDS encoding 2Fe-2S iron-sulfur cluster-binding protein is translated as MKHQITIEDTAEHYPCDEHESVLHGMARLGRRGIPLGCRGGGCGVCKVQITQGSYEAKVMSQAHVSAEEQAQDIVLACRIMPHSDICLQVLGKMKERVCARAAPISEA